A single window of Salvia splendens isolate huo1 chromosome 6, SspV2, whole genome shotgun sequence DNA harbors:
- the LOC121806522 gene encoding ABC transporter B family member 19-like — protein sequence MAEAAESKATENGEKKKEQSLPFYQLFSFADEYDYLLMISGSLGAVIHGSSMPVFFLLFGEMVNGFGKNQSDLHKMTHEVGKYALYFVFLGLVVCCSSYAEIACWMYTGERQAGRLRRKYLEAVLKQDVGFFDTDARTGDIVFSVSTDTLLVQDAISEKVGNFIHYLSTFLAGLVVGFVSAWRLALLSVAVIPGIAFAGGLYAYTLTGLTSKTRQSYASAGVVAEQSIAQVRTVYSYVGEAKALNAYSDLIHNTLKLGYKAGTAKGLGLGCTYGIACMSWALVFWYAGVFIRNGQTDGGKAFTAIFSAIVGGMSLGQSFSNLGAFSKGKAAGYKLMEIIKQKPKIVEDASGAECLTDVMGNIEFRNVSFSYPSRPDISIFRDFSIFFPAGKTVAVVGGSGSGKSTIVSLIERFYDPNRGEVLLDGVNIKMLQLKWLRSQIGLVNQEPALFATTILDNILYGKPDATMAQVEAAASAANAHSFIALLPNTYNTQVGERGVQLSGGQKQRIAIARAMLKDPKILLLDEATSALDAGSESIVQEALERLMVGRTSLVVAHRLSTVRNVDSIAVLQQGQVVETGAHEDLIAKAGGAYASLVRFQEMAGNSASTRRTRSSRLSHSLSTKSLSLRSGSLRNLSYSYSTGADGQIEMVSNAETDRRNGAPDRYFWRLLKINAPEWPYSILGAVGSVLSGFIGPTFALVMSNMIEVFYYTDSAAMERKTKEYVFIYIGAGVYAVAAYLIQHYFFSIMGENLTTRVRRMMLAAILRNEVGWFDEQENNSSLLAARLGSDAGDVKSAIAERISVVLQNMTSLLASFIVAFIVEWRVSLLILATFPLLVLANFAQQRALKGFSGDAAKAHAKTSMIAGEGVSNIRTVAAFNAQEKILSMYTHELRIPQRRSLRRSQCSGLLFGLSQLALYASEALILWYGAHLVSTGLSTFSKVLKVFVVLVVTANSVAETISLAPEIMRGGESVAFIFSILDRPTRIDPDDPDAELVDSIRGDVELRHVDFAYPSRPEVAIFKDFSLRIRAGQSQALVGASGSGKSTVIALVERFYDPAAGKVMIDGKDIRSLNLRSLRRRIGLVQQEPVLFAASIFNNIAYGKEGATEAEVVEAARAASVHAFVSGLPDGYRTSVGEKGVQLSGGQKQRIAIARAVIKNPSILLLDEATSALDAESECVLQEALERLMRGRTTVVVAHRLSTIRGVDKIAVVQEGRVVEHGSHRQLVSRQDGAYSRLLQLQHHRI from the exons GCTTTTCGGGGAAATGGTTAATGGTTTCGGTAAAAACCAATCGGATTTGCACAAAATGACACATGAAGTTGGAAAG TATGCTTTGTATTTCGTGTTTCTTGGCTTGGTGGTGTGCTGCTCTTCCTACGCAG AGATTGCATGCTGGATGTACACGGGAGAGAGGCAAGCTGGGAGGCTgagaagaaaatatttggaGGCAGTGTTGAAACAGGACGTGGGATTTTTTGATACTGATGCAAGAACTGGTGATATTGTTTTTAGTGTTTCTACCGACACTCTTCTTGTACAAGATGCAATCAGCGAGAAG GTTGGAAACTTTATACATTATCTATCGACGTTTTTGGCGGGGTTGGTGGTTGGTTTTGTGTCAGCATGGAGGCTTGCCCTGCTGAGTGTGGCTGTGATTCCCGGAATTGCATTTGCTGGAGGTCTCTATGCCTACACACTTACTGGACTCACCTCCAAGACTCGCCAATCCTACGCCAGCGCTGGTGTCGTTGCTGAGCAG TCGATTGCACAAGTTAGGACGGTTTACTCGTATGTTGGGGAGGCAAAAGCTCTGAATGCATATTCAGATTTGATACACAACACTCTGAAGCTTGGATACAAGGCTGGAACGGCTAAAGGGCTTGGACTAGGATGTACCTATGGCATAGCCTGCATGTCGTGGGCACTCGTGTTCTGGTATGCGGGTGTTTTCATTAGAAACGGACAGACTGATGGTGGCAAGGCATTCACTGCTATCTTCTCTGCCATTGTTGGTGGCAT GAGCCTTGGTCAGTCGTTTTCTAATCTGGGGGCGTTCAGTAAAGGTAAGGCTGCCGGATACAAGTTGATGGAGATAATCAAGCAGAAGCCTAAGATAGTCGAGGATGCATCAGGCGCTGAGTGCCTTACAGACGTAATGGGGAACATCGAGTTTAGGAATGTGAGTTTCAGCTATCCATCGCGGCCGGATATCTCAATCTTTAGAGATTTCTCAATTTTCTTCCCTGCTGGGAAAACAGTTGCAGTCGTTGGTGGGAGTGGTTCGGGAAAGAGCACGATTGTCTCCTTGATCGAAAGGTTCTACGACCCCAATCGAG GAGAAGTTTTGTTAGACGGTGTGAACATAAAGATGTTGCAGCTCAAATGGTTGCGGTCTCAAATTGGTTTGGTGAACCAAGAACCTGCACTCTTCGCCACAACGATACTCGACAACATTCTCTATGGAAAGCCCGATGCAACCATGGCACAAGTCGAGGCTgctgcttccgctgccaacgcTCATAGCTTCATCGCCTTGCTTCCTAACACTTACAACACGCAGGTAGGAGAGCGTGGAGTTCAGCTCTCAGGCGGCCAGAAGCAGAGGATTGCAATCGCCAGAGCTATGCTAAAGGATCCCAAGATACTACTGCTCGACGAAGCAACCAGCGCGCTTGATGCTGGCTCAGAGAGCATCGTCCAGGAGGCTCTCGAGCGGCTTATGGTGGGCCGAACTAGCTTAGTCGTAGCTCATCGCCTCTCCACAGTAAGAAACGTAGACTCCATCGCAGTTCTACAGCAAGGGCAAGTCGTTGAAACTGGGGCACACGAAGACCTAATCGCCAAGGCAGGTGGGGCATACGCCTCCCTTGTTAGGTTCCAAGAAATGGCGGGAAACAGTGCTTCAACACGCCGTACACGGTCCTCGCGCCTTAGCCACTCGTTGTCCACTAAATCCCTCAGCCTCCGGTCAGGCAGTCTGAGGAATCTGAGCTATTCTTACAGCACGGGTGCGGATGGCCAGATAGAGATGGTCTCGAACGCAGAGACGGATAGGAGAAATGGAGCCCCGGACCGATATTTTTGGCGGCTTCTGAAAATTAATGCCCCCGAGTGGCCTTACTCTATATTGGGAGCTGTAGGGTCAGTTCTTTCTGGTTTCATTGGCCCAACTTTTGCCTTGGTGATGAGTAATATGATTGAGGTGTTCTACTATACGGATTCGGCCGCCATGGAGAGGAAAACGAAGGAATACGTGTTCATTTATATCGGAGCTGGTGTTTATGCTGTTGCTGCATACTTGATTCAACACTACTTTTTCAGTATCATGGGAGAAAACCTTACTACAAGAGTGAGGAGGATGATGCTTGCAG CAATATTGAGGAATGAAGTGGGATGGTTCGACGAGCAGGAGAACAACTCGAGCCTCCTTGCAGCGCGGTTGGGAAGCGATGCTGGTGATGTGAAATCTGCGATTGCGGAGAGAATATCCGTTGTGTTACAGAACATGACATCTCTTCTAGCTTCTTTCATAGTTGCCTTCATAGTTGAATGGAGGGTTTCATTGCTCATTTTAGCTACCTTCCCTCTACTTGTCTTAGCCAACTTTGCTCAG CAACGGGCGCTGAAAGGGTTCTCAGGAGATGCGGCGAAGGCGCACGCGAAGACAAGCATGATCGCAGGGGAAGGAGTGAGCAACATAAGAACAGTGGCGGCCTTCAATGCCCAAGAAAAGATCCTCTCTATGTACACGCACGAGCTCCGAATTCCACAACGTCGCAGTCTTCGTCGCAGCCAGTGCTCGGGTCTGCTGTTTGGCCTCTCCCAGCTCGCCCTCTACGCCTCCGAAGCTCTCATCCTTTGGTACGGCGCCCACCTCGTCAGCACGGGTCTCTCCACCTTCTCAAAGGTCTTGAAGGTCTTCGTGGTCCTGGTCGTCACAGCCAATTCCGTCGCTGAAACCATCAGCCTCGCTCCCGAGATAATGCGCGGTGGAGAATCCGTGGCCTTCATATTCTCCATCCTCGACCGCCCCACAAGGATCGACCCGGATGATCCCGACGCTGAGCTGGTCGACTCCATCCGGGGCGATGTCGAGCTCCGCCACGTAGATTTCGCGTATCCATCGCGGCCGGAGGTGGCTATCTTCAAGGACTTCAGCCTCAGGATCCGAGCCGGCCAGAGCCAAGCTCTAGTCGGAGCAAGTGGTTCGGGAAAAAGCACTGTCATTGCGTTGGTGGAGCGGTTCTACGATCCCGCAGCTGGGAAAGTAATGATCGACGGCAAAGATATAAGAAGTTTGAATTTGAGATCCCTCCGCCGCAGAATCGGGCTGGTGCAGCAGGAGCCGGTGCTGTTCGCGGCCAGCATATTCAACAACATTGCGTACGGGAAGGAGggggcgacggaggcggaggtggTGGAAGCAGCGCGGGCAGCGAGCGTGCACGCATTCGTGAGCGGGCTGCCCGACGGCTACAGGACTTCCGTGGGGGAGAAAGGCGTCCAGCTTTCGGGCGGGCAGAAGCAGCGGATTGCGATAGCGCGTGCGGTTATTAAGAATCCGTCGATACTTTTGCTGGACGAGGCGACAAGCGCCCTGGACGCGGAGTCGGAGTGCGTGCTGCAGGAGGCGCTGGAGAGGCTTATGAGAGGGCGGACGACCGTGGTCGTGGCCCATAGGCTTTCAACAATACGCGGCGTCGACAAGATTGCAGTGGTTCAAGAAGGACGCGTTGTGGAACACGGCAGCCACAGACAACTCGTCAGTCGGCAAGATGGGGCCTATTCCAGGCTGTTGCAGTTGCAACACCATCGgatttga